A single window of Gossypium raimondii isolate GPD5lz unplaced genomic scaffold, ASM2569854v1 Contig00271, whole genome shotgun sequence DNA harbors:
- the LOC128037731 gene encoding 30S ribosomal protein S3, chloroplastic yields MGQKINPLGFRLGTTQSHHSLWFAQPKKYSEGLQEDKKIRDCIKNYVQKNMRLSSGVEGIARIEIQKRLDLIQVIIYMGFPKLLIEDKPRKLEELQMNVQKELNCMNRKLNIAITRIGNPYGHPNILAEFIAGQLKNRVSFRKAMKKAIELTEQADTKGIQIQIAGRIDGKEIARVEWIREGRVPLQTIGAKIEYCSYRVRTIYGVLGIKIWIFIDEE; encoded by the coding sequence ATGGGACAAAAAATAAATCCACTTGGTTTCAGACTTGGTACAACCCAAAGTCATCATTCTCTTTGGTTTGCACAACCGAAAAAGTATTCCGAGGGTCTAcaagaagataaaaaaataagagactGTATCAAGAATTATGTACAAAAAAATATGAGACTATCTTCTGGTGTCGAGGGAATTGCACGTatagaaattcaaaaaagaCTGGATCTAATTCAGGTGATAATCTATATGGGATTtcctaaattattaattgaagataaGCCACGAAAACTCGAAGAACTACAGATGAATGTGCAAAAAGAACTTAATTGTATGAACCGAAAACTCAACATTGCTATTACAAGAATTGGAAATCCTTATGGGCACCCTAATATTCTTGCCGAATTTATAGCCGGACAATTAAAGAATCGAGTTTCATTTCGAAAGGCAATGAAAAAGGCTATTGAATTAACTGAGCAAGCGGATACAAAAGGAATTCAAATACAAATTGCAGGGCGTATCGACGGAAAAGAAATCGCACGTGTCGAATGGATCCGAGAAGGTAGGGTTCCTCTACAAACCATTGGAGCGAAAATTGAGTATTGCTCTTATAGAGTTCGAACTATCTATGGGGTATTAGGAATCAAAATTTGGATATTTATAGACGAAGAATAA
- the LOC128037727 gene encoding photosystem II CP47 reaction center protein: MGLPWYRVHTVVLNDPGRLLSVHIMHTALVAGWAGSMALYELAVFDPSDPVLDPMWRQGMFVIPFMTRLGITNSWGGWSITGGTITNPGIWSYEGVAGAHIVFSGLCFLAAIWHWVYWDLEIFCDERTGKPSLDLPKIFGIHLFLSGVACFGFGAFHVTGLYGPGIWVSDPYGLTGKVQPVNPAWGVEGFDPFVPGGIASHHIAAGTLGILAGLFHLSVRPPQRLYKGLRMGNIETVLSSSIAAVFFAAFVVAGTMWYGSATTPIELFGPTRYQWDQGYFQQEIYRRVSAGLAENQSLSEAWSKIPEKLAFYDYIGNNPAKGGLFRAGSMDNGDGIAVGWLGHPIFRDKDGRELFVRRMPTFFETFPVVLVDGDGIVRADVPFRRAESKYSVEQVGVTVEFYGGELNGVSYSDPATVKKYARRAQLGEIFELDRATLKSDGVFRSSPRGWFTFGHASFALLFFFGHIWHGARTLFRDVFAGIDPDLDAQVEFGAFQKLGDPTTRRQVV, encoded by the coding sequence ATGGGTTTGCCTTGGTATCGTGTTCATACTGTCGTATTGAATGATCCCGGTCGCTTGCTTTCTGTTCATATAATGCATACGGCTCTGGTTGCTGGTTGGGCCGGTTCAATGGCTCTATATGAATTAGCCGTTTTTGATCCCTCCGATCCCGTTCTTGATCCAATGTGGAGACAAGGTATGTTCGTTATACCCTTCATGACTCGTTTAGGAATAACCAATTCATGGGGCGGTTGGAGTATTACAGGGGGGACTATAACAAATCCGGGTATTTGGAGTTACGAAGGTGTGGCCGGAGCACATATTGTGTTTTCTGGCTTGTGCTTCTTGGCAGCTATCTGGCATTGGGTATATTGggatctagaaattttttgtGATGAGCGCACAGGAAAACCTTCTTTGGATTTGCCCAAGATTTTTGGAATTCATTTATTTCTCTCAGGAGTGGCTTGCTTTGGCTTTGGCGCATTTCATGTAACAGGATTGTATGGTCCTGGAATATGGGTGTCGGACCCTTATGGACTAACTGGCAAGGTCCAACCTGTAAATCCGGCGTGGGGCGTGGAAGGTTTTGATCCTTTTGTTCCGGGAGGAATAGCCTCTCATCATATTGCAGCAGGGACATTGGGCATATTAGCGGGCTTATTCCATCTTAGTGTCCGCCCGCCCCAACGTTTATACAAAGGATTACGTATGGGAAATATTGAAACCGTCCTTTCCAGTAGTATAGCTGCTGTCTTTTTTGCAGCTTTTGTTGTTGCCGGAACTATGTGGTATGGTTCAGCAACTACCCCCATCGAATTATTTGGTCCTACTCGTTATCAATGGGATCAAGGATACTTCCAGCAAGAAATATATCGAAGGGTTAGTGCTGGGTTAGCCGAAAATCAAAGTTTATCAGAAGCTTGGTCTAAAATTCCTGAAAAATTAGCTTTTTATGATTACATTGGCAATAATCCGGCAAAAGGAGGATTATTCAGAGCGGGTTCAATGGACAACGGGGATGGAATAGCCGTTGGGTGGTTAGGGCACCCTATCTTTAGAGATAAAGACGGGCGTGAACTTTTTGTACGTCGTATGCCTACTTTTTTTGAAACATTTCCGGTTGTTTTGGTAGACGGAGACGGAATTGTTAGAGCGGATGTCCCTTTTAGAAGGGCAGAATCAAAGTATAGTGTCGAACAAGTAGGTGTAACTGTTGAGTTCTATGGCGGCGAACTCAATGGAGTGAGTTATAGTGATCCTGCTACTGTGAAAAAATATGCTAGACGTGCTCAATTGggtgaaatttttgaattagatcGTGCTACTTTGAAATCCGATGGTGTTTTTCGTAGCAGTCCGAGGGGTTGGTTTACTTTTGGGCATGCTTCGTTTGCCTTGCTTTTCTTCTTCGGACACATTTGGCATGGTGCTAGAACCCTGTTCAGAGATGTTTTTGCCGGTATTGATCCAGATTTGGATGCTCAAGTGGAATTTGGAGCATTCCAAAAACTTGGAGATCCAACTACAAGAAGACAAGTAGTCTGA
- the LOC128037730 gene encoding LOW QUALITY PROTEIN: cytochrome b6-like (The sequence of the model RefSeq protein was modified relative to this genomic sequence to represent the inferred CDS: inserted 1 base in 1 codon) — MKFSYTVLGGGPLGXTYLNKVYDWFEERLEIQAIADDITSKYVPPHVNIFYCLGGITLTCFLVQVATGFAMTFYYRPTVTEAFASVQYIMTEANFGWLIRSVHRWSASMMVLMMILHVFRVYLTGGFKKPRELTWVTGVVLGVLTASFGVTGYSLPRDQVGYWAVKIVTGVPDAIPVIGSPLVELLRGSASVGQATLTRFYSLHTFVLPLLTAVFMLMHFLMIRKQGISGPL; from the exons ATGAAATTCTCATATACGGTTCTCGGGGGGGGTCCTCTTG TTACCTATCTCAATAAAGTCTATGATTGGTTCGAAGAGCGCCTCGAAATTCAGGCGATTGCAGATGATATAACTAGTAAATATGTTCCTCCTCatgttaacatattttattgtcTAGGAGGAATTACGCTTACTTGTTTTTTGGTACAAGTAGCTACAGGATTTGCTATGACTTTTTACTATCGTCCAACCGTTACTGAGGCTTTTGCTTCTGTTCAATACATAATGACTGAAGCTAACTTTGGTTGGTTAATCCGATCAGTTCATCGATGGTCGGCAAGTATGATGGTCTTAATGATGATCCTGCACGTATTTCGTGTCTATCTCACTGGTGGTTTTAAAAAACCTCGCGAATTAACTTGGGTTACAGGCGTGGTTCTGGGTGTGTTGACCGCATCTTTTGGCGTAACAGGTTATTCCTTACCTCGGGACCAAGTTGGTTATTGGGCAGTCAAAATCGTAACAGGCGTTCCGGACGCTATTCCGGTAATAGGATCGCCTTTGGTAGAGTTATTACGTGGAAGTGCTAGTGTGGGACAAGCCACTTTGACCCGTTTTTATAGTTTACACACTTTTGTATTACCCCTTCTTACTGCTGTATTTATGTTAATGCATTTCCTAATGATACGTAAGCAAGGCATTTCGGGTCCTTTATAG
- the LOC128037741 gene encoding 50S ribosomal protein L14, chloroplastic, which produces MIQPQTHLNVADNSGARELMCIRVIGASNRRYAHIGDVIVAVIKEAVPNTPLERSEVIRAVIVRTRKELKRDNGMIIRYDDNAAVVIDQEGNPKGTRIFGAIARELRQLNFTKIVSLAPEVL; this is translated from the coding sequence atgattcaaCCTCAGACCCATTTGAATGTAGCAGATAACAGCGGGGCCCGAGAATTGATGTGTATTCGAGTCATAGGAGCTAGTAATCGCCGATATGCTCATATTGGTGACGTTATTGTTGCTGTGATCAAGGAAGCAGTACCAAATACACCTCTAGAAAGATCAGAAGTGATCAGAGCTGTAATTGTACGTACTCGTAAAGAACTCAAACGCGACAACGGGATGATAATACGATATGATGACAATGCTGCCGTTGTCATTGATCAAGAAGGAAATCCAAAAGGAACTCGAATTTTTGGTGCGATCGCCCGGGAATTGAGACAGTTAAATTTCACTAAAATAGTTTCATTAGCTCCCGAGGTATTATAA